The proteins below come from a single Serpentinimonas raichei genomic window:
- a CDS encoding addiction module protein, which yields MSTTLEILQAQALELLPADRSLLLERLIASLDSDPEIEQAWEREVDHREAELESGRVIEVPGHEAISRLRARLDR from the coding sequence ATGAGCACCACCCTGGAAATCTTGCAAGCTCAAGCCCTCGAGCTGCTCCCGGCGGATCGCTCCCTCCTGCTTGAGCGACTCATTGCAAGCTTGGATTCAGACCCTGAGATCGAACAAGCGTGGGAACGCGAAGTCGATCATAGGGAGGCCGAATTGGAATCAGGGCGCGTGATCGAAGTCCCAGGGCACGAAGCCATTTCCCGCCTTCGAGCAAGACTGGATCGGTGA
- the ppa gene encoding inorganic diphosphatase yields the protein MSLDHVTPGNKAPAIFNVIIEISMNGDPIKYEVDKASGCIFVDRFMNTAMHYPTNYGYVPKTISGDGDPVDVLVITPVPLPPGVVVPCRALGILKMEDEGGVDGKVLAVPTEKILPLYSQWQSLSDLNPISLKAIEHFFEHYKDLDPGKWVKVQGWEGLEAAHQEIRDGIAAYEKEQQQG from the coding sequence ATGTCACTCGACCACGTCACCCCTGGCAACAAAGCGCCCGCCATCTTCAATGTCATCATCGAAATCTCGATGAACGGCGACCCGATCAAGTACGAGGTGGACAAGGCCTCGGGCTGCATCTTCGTCGATCGCTTCATGAACACGGCGATGCACTACCCGACCAACTACGGCTACGTGCCCAAGACCATTTCGGGCGATGGCGACCCGGTGGACGTGCTGGTGATCACGCCGGTGCCGCTGCCGCCCGGGGTGGTGGTGCCGTGCCGCGCGCTGGGCATCCTGAAAATGGAGGACGAAGGCGGCGTGGATGGCAAGGTGCTGGCGGTGCCGACCGAAAAAATCCTGCCGCTGTACTCGCAGTGGCAGAGCCTGTCGGACCTGAACCCGATCAGCCTGAAGGCGATCGAGCACTTTTTCGAGCACTACAAAGACCTCGACCCCGGCAAGTGGGTCAAGGTACAGGGCTGGGAAGGGCTGGAGGCGGCGCACCAAGAAATCCGCGACGGCATCGCGGCCTACGAGAAAGAGCAACAGCAGGGTTGA
- a CDS encoding NAD+ synthase: MSADLSTDPAAATLPICVAQLNPVVGDLAGNVQQIAAAARAAHAQGARLLLTPELALCGYPAEDLLLRPAFVADCEAALQELARLSAEWPGLHLVLGHPAALAPSHPADEPAGGHGRTRCLNAASVLADGQVRLRYAKRELPNYQVFDEQRTFVPGQGVGVFDLPAGHGQRLRIGLLICEDAWYPEPAAQSKAAGAELLLVLNASPYHWGKGAQREQVMRQRVAETGLPLVYAHLVGAQDEVVFEGRSFALDADGRLAARAASFVPELLRLEAIALPRSPWQLSGPIAPVPEPLAELWQALVLGLRDYVEKNGFPGALLGLSGGIDSALVLALAVDALGPARVRTLMLPSPYSAEISLIDAREMAARLGVRHEEVSIQPVFEALLHTLEPLFEGRAPDLTEENLQARIRGVLLMALSNKFGAIVLTTGNKSELATGYCTLYGDMAGGFAVLKDVPKTRVFELARWRNAHDPCGGGANPIPERIITRPPSAELRPNQTDQDSLPPYELLDAIVERYVEQEQSAAEIIAAGYPQAAVEQVLRLLRLSEYKRRQGPLGTRVTPRSFGKDWRYPNTNRYRG, from the coding sequence TTGTCTGCCGACCTGAGCACTGACCCGGCCGCTGCCACGCTGCCCATCTGCGTGGCGCAGCTCAACCCCGTCGTCGGCGACCTAGCCGGTAACGTGCAGCAGATCGCGGCGGCAGCGCGCGCGGCCCACGCCCAAGGCGCACGGCTGCTGCTCACGCCCGAGCTGGCGCTGTGCGGCTACCCGGCCGAAGACCTGCTGCTGCGGCCGGCCTTCGTGGCCGACTGCGAGGCGGCGCTGCAAGAACTGGCGCGCCTGAGCGCCGAGTGGCCGGGGCTGCACCTGGTGCTGGGGCACCCGGCGGCGCTGGCGCCATCCCACCCCGCCGACGAGCCCGCCGGGGGCCACGGCCGCACGCGCTGCCTCAATGCCGCCTCGGTGCTGGCCGACGGGCAGGTGCGGCTGCGCTACGCCAAGCGCGAACTGCCGAACTACCAGGTGTTCGACGAGCAGCGCACCTTTGTGCCGGGCCAAGGCGTGGGCGTGTTCGATCTGCCCGCCGGGCACGGACAGCGGCTGCGCATTGGGCTCTTGATTTGTGAAGACGCCTGGTACCCCGAGCCTGCCGCCCAATCCAAGGCCGCCGGGGCCGAGCTGCTGCTGGTGCTCAACGCCTCGCCCTACCACTGGGGCAAGGGCGCGCAGCGCGAGCAGGTGATGCGCCAGCGCGTGGCCGAGACCGGCTTGCCGCTGGTCTATGCGCACCTGGTGGGGGCGCAAGACGAGGTGGTGTTCGAGGGGCGCAGCTTCGCCCTTGATGCCGACGGCCGCTTGGCCGCGCGCGCCGCCAGTTTTGTGCCCGAGTTGTTGCGCCTCGAGGCCATTGCTTTGCCGCGCAGCCCGTGGCAGCTCAGCGGCCCTATAGCCCCGGTGCCCGAGCCGCTGGCCGAGCTGTGGCAGGCGCTGGTGCTGGGCTTGCGCGACTATGTGGAGAAAAACGGTTTTCCGGGGGCGCTGCTGGGTCTGTCGGGCGGCATCGATTCGGCGCTGGTGCTGGCGCTGGCGGTCGATGCCTTGGGGCCGGCGCGCGTGCGCACGCTCATGCTGCCCTCGCCCTACAGCGCCGAGATTTCGCTCATCGACGCGCGCGAGATGGCTGCGCGCTTGGGCGTGCGCCACGAGGAGGTGTCGATCCAGCCCGTGTTCGAGGCGCTGCTGCACACGCTCGAGCCCCTGTTCGAGGGCCGTGCGCCCGACCTCACCGAAGAAAACCTGCAAGCGCGCATCCGTGGCGTGCTGCTGATGGCGCTGTCCAACAAGTTTGGCGCCATCGTGCTCACCACCGGCAACAAGAGCGAGCTCGCCACCGGCTATTGCACCCTCTATGGCGACATGGCGGGCGGCTTTGCCGTGCTCAAGGATGTGCCCAAAACCCGGGTTTTCGAGCTGGCGCGCTGGCGCAACGCCCACGACCCCTGCGGGGGTGGCGCGAACCCAATCCCCGAGCGCATCATCACCCGGCCGCCGAGCGCCGAGCTGCGCCCGAACCAGACCGACCAGGACAGCCTGCCACCCTACGAGCTGCTCGATGCCATTGTCGAGCGCTACGTGGAGCAAGAGCAGAGCGCGGCAGAGATCATCGCCGCCGGCTACCCGCAGGCCGCCGTGGAGCAGGTGCTGCGGCTGCTGCGCCTGAGCGAATACAAGCGCCGCCAAGGCCCGCTGGGCACCCGCGTGACGCCGCGCAGCTTCGGCAAAGACTGGCGCTACCCCAACACCAACCGCTACCGGGGCTGA
- a CDS encoding efflux RND transporter periplasmic adaptor subunit yields the protein MTQPLPAAPWLRYLIAAAVLAALLALALWPARHLVDHATVRQGTVRESFEAEGRARMQQRFVLSAPVAGVVERLEWEPGEHVQAGQVLVRLRPLASPALDARSRAQAQAQAAAAQASYAAAQAEAAAAAQTAQLAASAADRAQALAAQGMVSAAALQQAQTQRETSAQRAQSAQWSQGSARYQRDAARAALLAHDPARPGAAALLLRAPIDGVLLRRHLQSERAVPLGEPILELGNPQALEVEADVLSADAVRLRPGMAVELLRWGGPATLKAEVRRIEPAAFTQVSALGVQEQRVRVWLALRDEPAAWAGLGEAYRVQARFVLRSVPEALYLPSAAVFRHRSANGAGGAGGTRTEPGWAVYRIDGQRARLQAVQLGLQGEGRVQILAGLQAGDQVVLHPPRQLSDGAWLRLR from the coding sequence ATGACCCAGCCCCTGCCCGCTGCCCCGTGGCTGCGCTACCTGATCGCCGCCGCCGTGTTGGCGGCCTTGCTGGCGCTGGCGCTGTGGCCAGCGCGCCACTTGGTGGACCACGCCACGGTGCGGCAAGGCACGGTGCGCGAGAGCTTCGAGGCCGAAGGCCGCGCCCGCATGCAACAGCGCTTTGTGCTGAGCGCGCCGGTGGCCGGCGTGGTGGAACGGCTGGAGTGGGAGCCCGGCGAGCACGTGCAGGCCGGACAGGTGCTGGTGCGCTTGCGCCCACTGGCCAGCCCGGCGCTGGATGCGCGCAGCCGCGCCCAGGCGCAGGCCCAAGCCGCGGCGGCGCAAGCCAGCTACGCAGCGGCCCAAGCCGAAGCCGCTGCGGCCGCGCAAACGGCCCAGTTGGCCGCCAGCGCCGCCGATCGCGCCCAAGCGCTGGCGGCGCAAGGCATGGTGTCGGCGGCGGCGCTGCAACAGGCGCAGACGCAGCGCGAAACCAGCGCCCAGCGTGCCCAAAGCGCGCAATGGAGTCAGGGCAGCGCCCGCTACCAGCGCGACGCCGCCCGTGCCGCCTTGCTGGCGCACGACCCGGCGCGCCCGGGTGCGGCCGCGCTGCTGCTGCGCGCCCCCATCGACGGCGTGCTGCTGCGGCGCCACTTGCAAAGCGAGCGCGCGGTGCCGCTGGGCGAGCCGATCCTGGAGTTGGGCAACCCGCAGGCGCTCGAAGTCGAGGCCGATGTGCTGTCGGCCGATGCGGTGCGGCTGCGCCCGGGCATGGCGGTCGAGCTGCTGCGTTGGGGCGGCCCGGCCACGCTCAAGGCCGAGGTGCGCCGCATCGAGCCGGCCGCTTTCACCCAGGTGTCGGCGCTCGGGGTGCAGGAGCAGCGGGTGCGGGTGTGGCTGGCGCTGCGCGACGAGCCCGCCGCCTGGGCTGGCTTGGGTGAGGCCTACCGGGTGCAGGCGCGCTTCGTGCTGCGCTCGGTGCCCGAGGCCCTCTACCTGCCCAGCGCCGCCGTCTTCCGCCACCGCAGCGCGAATGGCGCTGGCGGCGCTGGGGGCACCCGCACCGAACCCGGCTGGGCGGTGTATCGCATCGACGGGCAGCGCGCCCGGCTGCAAGCGGTGCAACTGGGCCTGCAGGGCGAAGGCCGGGTGCAGATACTCGCCGGTCTGCAAGCCGGCGACCAGGTGGTGCTGCACCCACCGCGCCAGCTCAGCGATGGCGCGTGGCTGCGGCTGCGCTGA
- a CDS encoding type II toxin-antitoxin system RelE/ParE family toxin, whose translation MTYSLHPGAEDDIADALDFYTEQAGVLVAYRFLREFERVVQLLAQHPSIGTPGTKGRRVFPMRIFPYSLVYRSHETSIRVLVVRHQRKKPRYGETRA comes from the coding sequence GTGACGTATTCGCTTCATCCTGGTGCCGAAGATGACATCGCCGACGCCTTGGATTTCTACACGGAGCAAGCCGGCGTACTCGTAGCGTATCGGTTTCTGCGTGAGTTCGAGCGGGTCGTCCAGTTGTTAGCTCAACACCCAAGCATTGGCACACCCGGCACAAAGGGTCGCCGCGTGTTTCCAATGCGGATCTTTCCCTATTCGCTCGTGTACAGAAGTCACGAAACCAGCATTCGAGTCCTTGTCGTCAGACATCAGCGCAAGAAACCTCGCTACGGCGAGACACGTGCATAG
- a CDS encoding FitA-like ribbon-helix-helix domain-containing protein, whose protein sequence is MAVVTIRNLPNEVHRALRVRAAQHGRSTEAEIRAILEAVARPTERIKLGSLLASIAREAGPLSAAEAQHFSQLRDQTPAQPMSFE, encoded by the coding sequence ATGGCCGTCGTCACCATTCGCAACCTGCCCAACGAGGTGCACCGTGCGCTGCGCGTACGCGCGGCCCAGCATGGCCGCAGCACCGAGGCCGAAATTCGCGCGATTCTGGAGGCGGTTGCCCGACCGACAGAGCGCATCAAACTGGGTTCTTTGTTGGCCTCCATCGCCCGCGAGGCGGGGCCCTTGAGCGCGGCCGAGGCGCAGCATTTCAGCCAACTGCGCGACCAGACCCCGGCCCAACCCATGAGCTTCGAATGA
- the moaA gene encoding GTP 3',8-cyclase MoaA, which produces MSERIIPLVNAYHPGLLVPAWSVGAPAVAPSGELLDALGRPLRDLRISVTDRCNFRCSYCMPREVFDNQHRFLPHADLLSFEEITRLARIFVAHGVRKLRLTGGEPLLRKNIESLIEQLAQLRTPDGQPLDLTLTTNASLLQRKARSLKAAGLKRITISLDALDDAVFKRMNDADFPVADVLAGIDAAEAAGLGPIKINTVVKRGSNEHQIVPLVRHFRGRPVALRFIEYMDVGCSNGWRMDEVLPSAAARQLIEAELPLLPLPASATGETAERWGHAGPDGRHDPALGEVGFISSVTQAFCRDCNRARLSTEGKVYLCLFATQGYDLRALLRGGVSEADLAAAIAAIWQPRSERYSELRASLAAQARSADAKSGQRIEMSYIGG; this is translated from the coding sequence ATGTCCGAGCGCATCATCCCCTTGGTCAACGCCTACCACCCCGGCCTGTTGGTGCCGGCGTGGTCAGTGGGCGCGCCCGCTGTGGCACCCAGCGGCGAGCTGCTCGATGCGCTTGGGCGGCCGCTGCGCGATTTGCGCATCAGCGTCACCGACCGCTGCAACTTTCGCTGCAGCTACTGCATGCCGCGCGAGGTATTTGACAACCAGCACCGTTTTTTGCCGCATGCCGATTTGCTCAGCTTCGAGGAAATCACGCGGCTGGCGCGGATTTTTGTGGCGCACGGGGTGCGCAAGCTGCGCCTGACCGGCGGCGAGCCGCTGCTGCGCAAAAACATCGAATCCCTGATCGAGCAACTGGCGCAACTGCGCACGCCCGACGGCCAGCCGCTCGACCTCACCCTCACCACCAACGCCAGCCTGCTGCAGCGCAAGGCGCGCAGCCTCAAAGCCGCCGGGCTGAAACGCATCACCATCAGCCTCGACGCGCTCGACGACGCGGTGTTCAAGCGCATGAACGACGCCGATTTCCCGGTCGCCGACGTGCTGGCCGGCATCGACGCCGCCGAGGCCGCCGGGCTGGGGCCGATCAAGATCAACACCGTGGTCAAGCGCGGCAGCAACGAGCACCAGATCGTGCCGCTGGTGCGCCACTTTCGCGGCCGCCCCGTGGCGCTGCGCTTCATCGAGTACATGGACGTGGGCTGCAGCAACGGCTGGCGCATGGACGAGGTGCTGCCCAGCGCGGCGGCGCGCCAGTTGATCGAAGCCGAATTGCCGCTGCTGCCCCTGCCCGCCAGCGCCACCGGCGAAACCGCCGAGCGCTGGGGCCATGCCGGGCCCGATGGGCGCCACGACCCGGCGCTGGGCGAGGTGGGCTTCATCAGCAGCGTCACCCAAGCCTTCTGCCGCGACTGCAACCGCGCCCGCCTCTCGACCGAGGGCAAGGTGTATTTGTGCCTGTTCGCCACCCAGGGCTACGATTTGCGCGCCCTGCTGCGCGGCGGGGTCAGCGAGGCCGATCTGGCCGCGGCAATCGCCGCCATCTGGCAGCCCCGGAGCGAGCGCTACTCGGAGCTGCGCGCCAGCTTGGCGGCGCAGGCCCGATCGGCCGATGCCAAGTCCGGCCAGCGCATCGAGATGAGCTATATCGGCGGCTAA